GGAGATGTACCTCGAGTTCCACCGGGGGACCTACACCTCGCAGTCCCGCACGAAGCGCGGGAACCGCCGCAGCGAGCATGCGCTGCGCGAGGCCGAGTTCTGGGCCACCTCCGCCGCGCTGCGCGGCGCGGACTACCCGTACGACGAGCTGGATGCCGCGTGGGAGACCGTGCTGCTGCAGCAGTTCCATGACATCCTCCCCGGCAGCTCGATCAGCTGGGTGCACCGGGAGGCCGAACGACGCTACGCCGAGGTGCTCGCCTCGACGGAGCGCATCATCGCAGGGTCGCTGGCCGTCGTGGCCGGCTCGGGAGACACCGAGCTGGTCGCCGACGCCGGGCCCTACGCAAGGGAGGGAACGGCGGCGATGGGGATCACCGCCGTGCAGGGTGCTGGGGTCCCTGCGGCGGTCGCGCGGACGACGGGCGGCTTCGTGCTGGAGAACGAGCACCTCACGGTCTCGATCGACGACGCGGGCCTGGTGACGTCACTCGTCACCCGCGCGACCGGGAGGGATGCGATTGCGGCGGGGGAGCGGGGGAACCTCCTCCAGCTGCATCGCGATACGCCCAGCCGATGGGATGCCTGGGATATCGACGAGCACTACCGCCGTCACGTCATCGACGTGACGGACGTGGTCTCGATCGACATCGTCCCGCATCCGTCGGCGGCGATCGTCTGCGTGGTCCGTGCGCTGGGGGGCTCACGGATCACGCAGGCTCTGACCCTCGCCTCCGGCGGGCGCGCTCTCGACATCGAGACGACGGTCGACTGGCACGAGCGCCAGAAGCTCCTGAAGCTCGCCTTCCCGTTCGACGTGCACACCGATCGCGCGACGTCGGAGATCCAGTTCGGGCACGTGCACCGCCCGACGCACACGAACACGTCCTGGGATGCGGCGCGGTTCGAGACCGTGGCGCATCGCTGGGTGCATGTGGGCGAGCCCGGCTTCGGCGTCGCCGTGGCCAATGACGCCACCTACGGCCATGACATCACGCGGACATCGCGCAGCGGCGGCGGCACCGCGACGACCGTGCGTCTGTCGCTGCTCCGCGCACCGCTCTTCCCCGATCCCGATGCGGATCAGGGGGAGCACACCTTCCGGGTGAGCGTGCGCCCGGATGCGTCCATCGCCGATGCGGTCCGCGAGGGCTACCGACTGAACCTGCCCGTGCGGGCGCTCTCCGGTGCGGGACCCGTGGCGCCGCTGCTGAGCGTGTCGTCCGACGCCGTCGTCGTCGAAGCGGTCAAGCTCGCCGAGGATCGCAGCGGAGACGTGATCGTGCGCCTGTACGAGGCGCACGGCGGGCGGGCCGCGGCGACCCTCTCGACGGCCTTCGCGTTCGGCACGGTCGTGGAGACCGACCTTCTCGAGCGCGAGGTGGATGCCGCGGCGGTCCGAGCGATCGACGGAAGCGCTGTCGACCTGGAGCTTCGCGCGTTCCAGCTCGTGACGCTCCGCTTCCGCGAGGCCGCGCTCGCGACGGCTCAGCCGGAGTAGCGTCCCCAGGGGATGTCGCGGCGCAGCGGCGTGCGGAGCGGGCGCTGCGTGCGGGTCCATGCCGAGACGCTCGGCTCGGCGGCCACGGCATCCGCGGCCTCCGACGCATACGCATCGCTGATCACGGCGATGAGAGCGGCCAGCTCCTCCTCGGTCGCGGCGCCCTGCGTGATCTCGAGAGTCGGCGGCAGCTCGTCCGGCGTCTCCGCGTGAGTGGTCGGCTCGGTCACAGCGGGATGTTCCCGTGCTTCTTCGGCGGCAGCTCGGCGCGCTTGCCGCGCAGGGCGCGCAGCGCCTTCGCGATCGAGACGCGGGTCGTCGCCGGCTCGATGATGCCGTCGAGCTCACCGCGCTCCGCAGCGAGGAACGGAGAGGCGACGTTGTACGTGTACTCGTTGGCGAGGCGCGTGCGGACCGCGGCCACGTCTTCGCCGGCCTCCTCCGCCTTCTTGATCTCGCCGCGGTAGAGGATGTTGACCGCGCCCTGTCCGCCCATGACCGCGATCTCGGCCGTCGGCCAGGCGAGGTTGACGTCGGCGCCGAGCTGCTTGGAGCCCATGACGATGTACGCGCCGCCGTAGGCCTTGCGCAGGATCACGGTGACGAGGGGCACGGTCGCCTCGGCGTAGGCGTAGAGGAGCTTCGCACCGCGGCGGATGACGCCGGTCCACTCCTGGTCGGTGCCGGGGAGGTAGCCGGGAACGTCGACGAGCGTCACGATCGGGATGGAGAAGGCGTCGCAGAACCGCACGAAGCGACTGGCCTTCTCGCCCGCCTCGATGTTCAGCGTGCCGGCCATCTGCGACGGCTGGTTCGCGATGATGCCGACCGAGCGGCCCTCGATACGGCCGAAGCCGATGACGATGTTGGGCGCGAAGAGCGGCTGGACCTCGAGGAAGTCGCCCTGGTCGACGACGTGCTCGATGACGGTCTTGATGTCGTACGGCTGGTTCGCCGAGTCCGGGACGATCGTGTTCAGCGTGCGATCGGCATCCGTCGTCTCGAACTCGAAAGCGCTCTCGTACGACGGCAGCTCGGCCATGTTGTTGTCCGGGAGGAAGCCGAGGAGCGTGCGCGCGTAGTCGATCGCGTCGTCCTCGTCCTCGGCGAGGTAGTGCGCCACGCCCGAGCGCGTGTTGTGGGTGTACGCCCCGCCGAGCTCCTCCATGCCGACGTCCTCGCCGGTCACGGTCTTGATCACGTCCGGGCCGGTGACGAACATCTGGCTGGTCTTGTCGACCATGATGACGAAGTCCGTGAGGGCGGGGGAGTACACCGCTCCACCCGCGGCCGGGCCCATGATGATCGAGATCTGCGGGATCACGCCGGATGCGCGGGTGTTCAGTCGGAAGATCTCGCCGTACTTGCCGAGAGCGACGACGCCCTCCTGGATTCGCGCGCCACCCGAGTCGAGGATGCCGATGCACGGCATGCCGCCGGCCAGCGCGAACTCCATGATCTTGATGATCTTCTCGCCGGCGACCTCGCCGAGC
This genomic interval from Microbacterium sp. LWH11-1.2 contains the following:
- a CDS encoding acyl-CoA carboxylase subunit beta, whose protein sequence is MESVTDKPDLFTTAGKIADLRARYTEAVVDAEEKAKEKQHAKGKMTARERIELLVDPGSFVEFDEYVRHRTTAFGMDRSRPYGDSVVTGVGTIHGRTVAVYSQDFSTFGGSLGEVAGEKIIKIMEFALAGGMPCIGILDSGGARIQEGVVALGKYGEIFRLNTRASGVIPQISIIMGPAAGGAVYSPALTDFVIMVDKTSQMFVTGPDVIKTVTGEDVGMEELGGAYTHNTRSGVAHYLAEDEDDAIDYARTLLGFLPDNNMAELPSYESAFEFETTDADRTLNTIVPDSANQPYDIKTVIEHVVDQGDFLEVQPLFAPNIVIGFGRIEGRSVGIIANQPSQMAGTLNIEAGEKASRFVRFCDAFSIPIVTLVDVPGYLPGTDQEWTGVIRRGAKLLYAYAEATVPLVTVILRKAYGGAYIVMGSKQLGADVNLAWPTAEIAVMGGQGAVNILYRGEIKKAEEAGEDVAAVRTRLANEYTYNVASPFLAAERGELDGIIEPATTRVSIAKALRALRGKRAELPPKKHGNIPL
- a CDS encoding acyl-CoA carboxylase subunit epsilon: MTEPTTHAETPDELPPTLEITQGAATEEELAALIAVISDAYASEAADAVAAEPSVSAWTRTQRPLRTPLRRDIPWGRYSG